A region from the Linepithema humile isolate Giens D197 chromosome 1, Lhum_UNIL_v1.0, whole genome shotgun sequence genome encodes:
- the LOC105668586 gene encoding uncharacterized protein: MANSWNILDEIEILLADEPAPKPAPKPAPKPSPPARVIPKVGTTIQQSDRQQQRKAAFLASPRPPPRPPPPPKGRKRGPPNPACTITHTALQERRPTRPAAMPTTAPPGPAATSRRPSWAVETRPSTAAVAPPTTPAAARRPLPAAARPPPAVARPPPAATRPPPAATRPPPAATRPPPAATRPPPPAAAPPAPPAGRAPDPPSFMVEFAPKEFAAIPYWSVVVSRGYKLRTADGRRYKLRFSRDGRLIKSRPQPPQASTPENRGVM, from the coding sequence ATGGCTAACTCGTGGAATATCCTCGACGAAATCGAGATCCTGCTGGCCGACGAGCCAGCACCGAAGCCAGCGCCGAAGCCTGCTCCGAAGCCGTCACCACCGGCACGCGTGATCCCCAAGGTGGGGACCACGATCCAGCAATCCGACCGGCAGCAGCAGAGGAAGGCTGCTTTCTTGGCCTCGCCAAGACCGCCGCCAAGACCGCCGCCACCACCCAAGGGGCGGAAACGAGGGCCACCGAACCCCGCGTGCACCATCACGCACACGGCGCTGCAAGAACGTAGGCCGACCAGACCGGCGGCCATGCCGACCACCGCACCGCCGGGACCAGCCGCTACCAGCAGACGGCCATCTTGGGCCGTTGAAACTCGGCCGTCAACGGCCGCCGTCGCACCGCCGACAACACCAGCCGCCGCACGACGGCCGCTACCAGCCGCTGCACGGCCGCCACCAGCCGTAGCACGGCCGCCACCAGCAGCTACCAGGCCACCGCCAGCAGCTACCAGGCCACCGCCAGCAGCTACCAGGCCACCGCCAGCAGCTACCAGGCCACCACCACCAGCCGCCGCACCACCTGCGCCACCAGCAGGAAGGGCACCGGATCCGCCATCTTTCATGGTGGAATTCGCGCCAAAGGAATTCGCGGCGATTCCTTACTGGTCCGTTGTAGTCTCGCGTGGCTACAAGTTGCGAACAGCGGACGGACGGCGCTACAAGCTCCGCTTCTCGCGAGACGGGCGGCTTATCAAGAGCCGTCCACAGCCGCCGCAGGCATCCACCCCCGAAAACCGGGGGGTgatgtaa
- the LOC136997501 gene encoding uncharacterized protein: protein MEQKCALERQILQNALSLASIAPDEMASRIMKAPGYTAVTAGEIIHLIKCVPVECKIRHTEHCYNELPINYNNKSMFMLPRSRIITKSGTVRECNELLPALYKIHATWFRLNQRPIETLPPPIIQPLTKPTWKYVSPTSLATSGIYTSNDLDRLRNHIMFPVEKPSMLNTLAKGAMGQYVPPGSFDINNLLDEKALERIAESTGKKIWKGFTNFGSISAGVLGIILIFRLIMLVFDTIIHGYALHTVYGWSLHLLGAVWSSVTHLLLHLARSPNGEQSKEKADPESKELQPQRDPMEASAPEKEENASNDNDTTINYSKLRTYLSNV, encoded by the coding sequence ATGGAACAAAAGTGTGCCCTCGAGCGACAGATATTACAAAACGCGCTCTCGCTCGCGAGCATCGCACCCGACGAAATGGCTTCTAGAATAATGAAAGCCCCGGGTTACACTGCAGTTACAGCAGGAGAAATAATACACCTTATCAAGTGCGTACCGGTAGAGTGTAAAATAAGACATACCGAACACTGTTATAACGAATTACCGATAAACTATAACAATAAATCAATGTTTATGCTCCCAAGATCCAGAATAATAACGAAAAGTGGAACAGTGCGCGAGTGCAACGAACTTTTACCAGCCTTGTACAAAATACACGCTACTTGGTTCCGTTTAAACCAGCGGCCGATAGAAACTCTACCGCCGCCCATAATTCAGCCATTAACCAAGCCTACGTGGAAATACGTCAGCCCTACGTCATTAGCAACGAGCGGAATCTATACCAGCAATGATCTAGATAGACTCCGCAATCATATCATGTTCCCCGTAGAAAAACCATCTATGCTAAATACTTTGGCAAAAGGAGCAATGGGACAATATGTTCCACCAGGTAGTTttgatataaacaatttactAGACGAAAAAGCCCTGGAAAGAATAGCAGAAAGCACTGGTAAAAAGATTTGGAAAGGATTCACCAATTTCGGATCAATCAGCGCAGGAGTGCTGGGAATCATCCTCATCTTTCGATTGATCATGTTAGTATTCGATACAATAATCCATGGATACGCATTACACACAGTCTACGGATGGAGCCTTCACCTGCTCGGAGCAGTATGGTCATCCGTCACACATTTACTCCTACATCTGGCACGATCACCAAACGGAGAGCAATCCAAGGAAAAAGCAGACCCAGAAAGCAAGGAACTACAACCACAAAGAGATCCAATGGAAGCATCAGCACccgaaaaagaagaaaatgcaaGTAACGATAATGATACTACTATAAACTACTCTAAGTTACGTACTTACTTaagtaatgtttaa